The following coding sequences lie in one Spirosoma sp. KUDC1026 genomic window:
- a CDS encoding sialate O-acetylesterase has product MNYRFLCCLLLVSTYLLAKPTPARLFSDHVVLQRQKPIPVWGWASPKEEVTVTLAGQNRKVKTSSDGKWLVTFAPLEAGGPHDLTIRAKSGEVAIHDVLIGEVWLCSGQSNMEFRVDQADNYTAEKRNANFPQIRHFYVAHELALTPEQDLKKGEWTVCSSETVGGFTAVGFFFARELTQKLNVPVGLLHSSWGGSQLEGWLSKEGMLKNDELRTYAQHLPTTWAEVDSLMDQKLKKQLLGSVHQLTRDDEKKYLAADYDFANWRKADPLGQWAWKDMRGFKGEGYMARVIDIPADMAGKPTTLGLAQNDSPNQVYINGKLVNEGVLEGIRTIELPANTWQPGENRLVVKFGSVVKPAWFGMGVQGSPSELYVASGPDRISLAGEWRLMPAFAEPHSYTKFMNNVGTTIYNSMIAPLIPFAIRGTLWYQGESNAGRAYQYRQSFPLLITDWRTKWGQNGKPDDFSFYFVQLASYGADQSSNKGSGWAELREAQTQTLKLPKTGMAVTTDVGNPKDIHPTNKQDVGHRLALQALKQDFGQNIAYSSPMFESVTFEDGKAIVTFSQVDKGLVAKDKYGYLKGFEVAGADKLFHYAKAEIDGNKVIVYHPNGQKPVAVRYAWADSPIEANLVNSAGLPANPFRTDDWPGLTLKAKFE; this is encoded by the coding sequence ACCTACGCCCGCCCGTTTGTTTTCCGATCATGTAGTCTTGCAACGCCAGAAACCCATTCCGGTCTGGGGCTGGGCTAGTCCGAAGGAGGAGGTGACCGTAACGCTGGCCGGACAAAACCGAAAAGTCAAAACGAGTAGCGACGGCAAATGGCTGGTGACGTTTGCCCCGCTGGAAGCGGGTGGACCTCATGACCTGACAATCCGCGCCAAATCCGGCGAAGTGGCCATTCATGACGTATTGATCGGTGAGGTGTGGCTGTGCTCCGGGCAATCGAACATGGAGTTCCGGGTGGATCAGGCAGACAACTACACTGCGGAAAAACGCAACGCTAACTTTCCGCAGATTCGACACTTTTACGTAGCGCATGAACTGGCACTGACTCCCGAACAGGACCTGAAAAAGGGGGAGTGGACAGTATGCTCGTCCGAAACAGTGGGCGGTTTTACGGCTGTTGGCTTCTTCTTCGCCCGCGAACTGACCCAAAAACTGAATGTACCCGTCGGGCTGCTGCATTCGTCCTGGGGCGGTTCGCAGTTGGAAGGCTGGCTCAGCAAAGAAGGGATGTTGAAAAATGATGAACTACGTACCTACGCGCAGCACCTGCCTACAACCTGGGCTGAAGTCGATAGCCTGATGGATCAGAAGCTGAAAAAGCAGTTGCTGGGCTCGGTTCATCAACTGACGCGCGACGACGAGAAAAAATACCTGGCTGCGGATTACGACTTTGCCAATTGGCGAAAGGCTGATCCGCTGGGGCAGTGGGCCTGGAAAGACATGCGCGGCTTCAAAGGCGAAGGCTACATGGCTCGGGTGATTGACATTCCCGCCGATATGGCTGGTAAGCCAACGACGCTTGGGCTGGCGCAGAACGATAGCCCCAATCAGGTTTACATCAACGGAAAACTCGTGAACGAAGGCGTTCTGGAAGGGATACGTACCATTGAACTACCCGCCAATACCTGGCAGCCCGGCGAGAACCGGCTGGTTGTTAAGTTCGGTAGCGTGGTCAAACCGGCCTGGTTCGGGATGGGCGTGCAGGGATCACCATCGGAACTGTACGTAGCCAGCGGTCCTGATCGAATCAGTCTGGCGGGGGAGTGGCGGCTGATGCCTGCCTTTGCCGAACCCCACAGCTATACTAAATTCATGAATAACGTTGGTACGACGATTTACAACAGCATGATCGCTCCGCTGATCCCGTTCGCTATTCGCGGTACGCTCTGGTACCAGGGCGAATCCAACGCGGGGCGGGCGTATCAGTACCGGCAAAGTTTTCCGTTGCTGATCACCGACTGGCGTACCAAATGGGGGCAGAACGGCAAGCCCGACGATTTCTCGTTTTATTTTGTTCAACTGGCCAGTTACGGCGCCGATCAATCCAGCAACAAAGGCAGCGGCTGGGCCGAACTCCGCGAAGCGCAGACCCAGACGCTGAAACTACCTAAAACGGGCATGGCCGTCACCACCGACGTGGGCAACCCCAAAGACATTCACCCGACTAACAAACAGGACGTAGGCCACCGGCTGGCGCTCCAGGCGCTGAAGCAGGATTTCGGACAAAACATTGCGTACAGTTCACCCATGTTCGAATCCGTTACGTTCGAGGACGGCAAGGCGATCGTTACGTTCAGCCAAGTGGATAAGGGGTTGGTCGCCAAGGATAAATACGGGTACCTGAAAGGCTTCGAAGTGGCGGGAGCCGACAAGCTATTTCACTACGCCAAAGCGGAGATTGACGGCAACAAAGTGATCGTGTATCACCCCAACGGGCAGAAGCCGGTGGCGGTACGTTACGCCTGGGCTGATTCTCCCATCGAAGCGAATCTGGTCAACTCCGCTGGCCTGCCCGCTAACCCCTTCCGAACGGACGACTGGCCCGGCCTGACGTTGAAAGCGAAGTTTGAGTAG